The Hevea brasiliensis isolate MT/VB/25A 57/8 chromosome 1, ASM3005281v1, whole genome shotgun sequence genome has a window encoding:
- the LOC110652394 gene encoding VQ motif-containing protein 11, with product MASTSNNNITTTMHHSPPSYGSDPSSPNTTFVQADPATFRTIVQKLTGAPDDLSTQKLPITHPNRPSAIPGPKRPAFKLHERRQSAKNLQINLNSNSTINNSFEHPDLFQFRQRAGFLVSPVSTLDFFGARTSPKSPCEEFCSRGSPRDEEERAIAEKGFYLHPSPLSTPRGAEPPELLPLFPLHSPRDDNEDRDGEDDDDDRNSCS from the coding sequence ATGGCTTCCACTTCTAATAACAATATCACCACCACCATGCACCACAGCCCACCCTCCTATGGATCTGACCCGTCCTCGCCTAACACCACCTTCGTCCAAGCTGACCCGGCCACCTTCCGAACCATTGTCCAAAAACTCACTGGAGCGCCCGACGACCTATCAACCCAAAAGCTCCCAATCACCCACCCAAATCGACCCTCTGCAATTCCAGGCCCTAAAAGACCTGCATTCAAGCTTCATGAAAGGAGACAAAGCGCCAAGAACCTGCAAATCAACCTTAACAGCAATTCTACCATCAACAACAGCTTCGAGCATCCTGACCTCTTCCAGTTTAGACAGCGAGCTGGTTTCTTGGTGTCGCCGGTGTCAACTTTGGACTTTTTTGGTGCGCGCACGAGCCCTAAGTCACCCTGCGAAGAGTTTTGTTCCCGTGGGAGTCCTAGAGATGAGGAAGAGAGAGCCATTGCTGAAAAAGGGTTTTATCTGCATCCAAGCCCCTTGAGTACTCCAAGAGGAGCAGAGCCTCCTGAGTTGTTGCCTCTATTCCCTTTGCATTCTCCTAGAGACGACAATGAGGATCGAGATGGtgaggatgatgatgatgatcgtAATTCTTGTTCTTGA